From the Sulfuricurvum sp. genome, one window contains:
- a CDS encoding response regulator transcription factor, whose protein sequence is MSKKVLLIEDDLPLQELISSFLKSYGFETHGYDDPKKALECLLEKKESFDIVVLDLMLPGMDGFDVAKLIKNHLDIPIIISSARTDIGNKIYGYDLGADDYLDKPYEPRELVLRIEAVLRRYGRKDGLVVSDFTIDESAKSVMIEGYPIELTRVEFDIFLLLVKNRGKNLSRDQIIGSLGLSDETKHRTIDTHISNIRLKIGDDAKESRYIKSVWGIGYKFTG, encoded by the coding sequence GTGAGTAAAAAAGTACTTTTGATCGAAGATGATCTTCCTCTTCAAGAGTTGATTAGCTCATTTTTAAAATCGTATGGTTTTGAAACACACGGATATGATGATCCAAAAAAAGCACTTGAGTGCTTATTGGAAAAAAAAGAATCATTTGACATCGTTGTTTTAGATCTTATGCTCCCCGGAATGGATGGATTTGATGTTGCCAAGTTGATTAAAAACCACCTCGACATCCCAATCATCATCTCCTCCGCACGAACCGATATCGGTAATAAAATCTACGGCTACGATTTGGGTGCCGATGATTATCTTGATAAGCCGTATGAACCACGTGAACTTGTTCTTCGGATAGAGGCTGTATTGCGTCGTTATGGACGCAAAGATGGGCTGGTTGTATCCGATTTTACGATAGATGAATCGGCTAAATCGGTCATGATAGAGGGATACCCGATTGAATTAACACGAGTAGAGTTCGATATATTTTTACTTTTGGTAAAAAATCGAGGTAAAAATCTTTCACGCGATCAGATTATAGGCTCATTGGGACTCTCCGATGAGACCAAACACCGTACCATCGATACCCATATCAGCAACATACGCCTCAAAATCGGTGATGATGCCAAAGAATCCCGCTACATCAAATCGGTGTGGGGAATCGGTTATAAGTTTACGGGATAA
- a CDS encoding DUF1924 domain-containing protein, with the protein MKYLAFAFLFSTSLMAASPEVVQYMNELSKTAKVENSSFNGFDAARGKDIFTSTHTGKQGKPMACTSCHTTNLTNSGKNALTGKVIDPLSPRTNPQRLTSTKDVTKWLKRNFMDVYAREGTAQEKGDVLTYIMKN; encoded by the coding sequence ATGAAATACCTCGCATTTGCATTTCTCTTCTCTACGTCGCTGATGGCGGCATCACCCGAAGTGGTTCAGTATATGAATGAACTTTCCAAAACGGCGAAAGTCGAAAATAGCTCTTTTAACGGATTTGATGCTGCTAGAGGTAAAGATATTTTTACTTCGACCCATACGGGTAAACAAGGCAAGCCGATGGCATGTACCAGTTGTCATACTACTAATCTTACCAATTCAGGAAAAAATGCCTTGACTGGCAAGGTGATCGATCCACTCTCTCCGCGTACCAATCCACAGCGTCTTACCAGTACCAAAGATGTTACCAAATGGTTGAAACGTAATTTTATGGATGTTTATGCCCGTGAAGGCACTGCACAAGAAAAAGGTGATGTCCTCACCTATATCATGAAAAACTAA
- a CDS encoding NADP-dependent isocitrate dehydrogenase, producing MAKIIWSVIDEAPALATYSLLPIVNAFTQAAGVEVVTSDISLAGRVIATFPERMSDAQRIPDNLAQLGVVATEPDGNIIKLPNISASIPQLKACIEELQSQGYDLPSYPEEPQTDEEKEIFARYATCLGSAVNPVLREGNSDRRAAVAVKNFAKKNPHKLRAWDPDSKTRVAHMDSNDFYGNEQSITKKGDGKVVIALNGKTLKEINAVDSEVLDGTFLSAKALRSFYAESIAEAKEKNILWSIHLKATMMKVSDPIMFGHAVSVFFKDVFEKYGSELKEIGVNPNLGLGDLYKKLAKLPADKKAEIEAAIMAVYPTQPAMAMVDSDKGITNLHASNDVIIDASLPVVVRDGGKMWNPAGKVEQCVVTIPDRCYATMYSEIIEDCKANGQFDVTTMGSVSNVGLMAQKAEEYGSHPTTFELAEDGVVTVADDSGVLMTFNVEKGDIWRMSRAKDVPIKDWVRLAVERAEIENVPVVFWLDENRAHDAEIIKKVNAYLPEFNKSGIEYHILAPEKAMSFSLKRVRAGQNTISATGNVLRDYLTDLFPILELGTSAKMLSIVPLLAGGGLFETGAGGSAPKHVEQFVNEGHLRWDSLGEFLALAESLRHINKTKNDVKLSALTAALDEANAAYLDNSKEPSRKAGEPDNKASHFFLAQYWAKALAEQTVDSELAEKFANVAKTLVENEAKIMEELLSVEGKAQDIGGYYHPDLAKVTAAMRPSATLNAIIAGI from the coding sequence ATGGCAAAAATCATTTGGTCAGTAATTGATGAAGCACCGGCACTAGCGACTTATTCGCTACTTCCAATCGTAAATGCATTCACACAAGCCGCAGGCGTAGAAGTTGTTACAAGTGATATTTCACTTGCAGGTCGCGTTATCGCTACATTTCCGGAGCGTATGAGTGATGCTCAACGTATCCCTGATAATCTTGCACAATTGGGTGTTGTTGCAACAGAGCCAGATGGTAACATCATTAAGCTCCCAAATATCTCTGCTTCTATTCCACAATTGAAAGCGTGTATTGAAGAGCTTCAATCTCAAGGGTATGATTTGCCTTCGTATCCGGAAGAGCCACAAACTGATGAAGAAAAAGAGATTTTTGCACGTTACGCAACCTGTCTTGGTTCAGCGGTTAATCCGGTTCTTCGTGAGGGTAACTCTGATCGTCGTGCGGCGGTTGCGGTTAAAAACTTCGCTAAGAAAAACCCACACAAACTACGTGCTTGGGATCCTGATTCAAAAACTCGTGTTGCTCACATGGATAGCAATGACTTTTACGGTAATGAACAATCTATTACTAAAAAAGGTGATGGCAAGGTAGTTATCGCACTAAACGGTAAAACACTTAAAGAGATTAATGCTGTCGATAGCGAAGTTCTTGATGGTACTTTTTTAAGCGCAAAAGCGTTACGTTCATTTTACGCGGAATCGATTGCGGAAGCAAAAGAGAAAAACATCCTTTGGTCTATTCACCTCAAAGCAACCATGATGAAAGTATCGGATCCGATCATGTTCGGTCATGCGGTATCGGTGTTCTTTAAAGATGTATTTGAAAAATACGGTTCTGAACTCAAAGAGATCGGTGTTAACCCAAATCTTGGACTTGGTGATTTGTACAAAAAATTAGCAAAATTACCAGCCGATAAAAAAGCGGAGATTGAAGCGGCTATTATGGCAGTTTATCCAACTCAACCAGCTATGGCGATGGTGGATTCAGATAAAGGGATTACCAACCTTCACGCATCTAACGACGTGATTATCGATGCATCACTTCCTGTCGTGGTACGTGATGGCGGTAAAATGTGGAATCCAGCGGGTAAAGTAGAACAATGTGTAGTAACGATTCCAGACCGTTGTTACGCAACTATGTACTCTGAAATTATCGAAGACTGTAAAGCAAATGGTCAATTTGACGTTACTACAATGGGTTCGGTATCAAATGTCGGTTTGATGGCTCAAAAAGCTGAAGAGTATGGCTCACATCCAACAACGTTTGAATTAGCAGAAGATGGTGTTGTAACAGTTGCTGATGATAGCGGTGTATTGATGACATTTAACGTAGAGAAAGGTGATATCTGGCGTATGTCGAGAGCTAAAGATGTTCCGATTAAAGACTGGGTACGTCTTGCGGTTGAGCGTGCAGAGATCGAAAATGTTCCGGTTGTTTTTTGGTTGGATGAAAACCGTGCACACGATGCAGAGATTATCAAAAAAGTGAATGCATACCTTCCTGAATTCAACAAATCAGGGATTGAGTATCACATTTTAGCACCAGAAAAAGCGATGTCGTTTTCACTCAAACGTGTACGTGCGGGTCAAAACACTATTTCGGCAACGGGTAACGTTTTACGTGACTATTTGACTGACTTGTTCCCAATCCTTGAGCTTGGAACATCGGCTAAAATGCTCTCAATCGTTCCGTTGCTTGCTGGTGGTGGATTGTTTGAGACAGGTGCGGGCGGTTCTGCACCGAAACACGTTGAGCAATTCGTTAACGAGGGTCACCTTCGTTGGGATTCATTGGGTGAGTTCTTGGCGCTTGCTGAGTCACTACGCCATATCAATAAAACAAAAAATGATGTTAAATTGAGCGCATTGACAGCCGCTTTGGACGAAGCGAATGCAGCCTATTTGGATAATTCAAAAGAGCCATCACGTAAAGCAGGAGAACCTGATAACAAAGCGAGTCATTTCTTCTTGGCACAATATTGGGCAAAAGCGTTAGCGGAGCAAACAGTAGATTCTGAACTTGCTGAAAAATTTGCCAATGTTGCTAAGACTTTGGTTGAAAATGAAGCTAAAATCATGGAAGAACTTCTTTCAGTTGAAGGTAAAGCCCAAGATATCGGTGGTTACTACCATCCAGATCTTGCGAAAGTAACAGCGGCAATGCGTCCAAGTGCGACATTGAACGCTATCATTGCTGGAATTTAA
- a CDS encoding cytochrome b/b6 domain-containing protein, whose product MKRVYVWTLPTRLFHWLFVSLIVGSWIASEENRWLSPHVAMGYAVGVLVVFRIVWGIMGPQYSRFGDFNLRVGPLKEYLLSILHPTRHYIGHNPAASFVMVAMLITVVLVVLSGMLTYGIQENRGLLAFLHDDYFHNMKVFKEVHEFFVNLLLVLIASHVGGVLVDRFLHKADGTLTSIIDGHKNMEGEDAVLSLLQKIIATLGIGGAIALLIYALSVQNNPITVGYNKKIDYANENPVFVKECGSCHTLYPPALLPKESWKKLMGDLPNHFGDDASLEPSDHQTILAYLLEHSAETSTQEMSVKMMKSLDKPDIIAITQTPFWKRTHREIPEDIFKSDKVKSRANCKACHSDVEQGTIEDNAIKAL is encoded by the coding sequence ATGAAACGGGTATATGTCTGGACACTTCCAACACGGTTATTTCACTGGCTGTTTGTATCGCTGATAGTGGGGAGTTGGATTGCTTCAGAGGAAAATAGATGGCTCTCGCCACACGTGGCGATGGGGTATGCAGTCGGCGTATTGGTAGTATTTCGTATCGTTTGGGGGATTATGGGTCCTCAGTATTCCCGTTTCGGTGATTTTAATCTTCGAGTAGGTCCATTAAAAGAGTATCTTTTAAGCATCTTACATCCGACACGACATTACATCGGACACAATCCGGCAGCAAGTTTTGTGATGGTTGCTATGTTGATAACGGTTGTTCTTGTGGTACTGAGTGGAATGCTCACCTATGGAATTCAAGAAAATCGCGGTCTATTAGCATTTTTACATGATGATTATTTTCACAACATGAAAGTATTTAAAGAGGTACACGAATTTTTCGTCAATCTCTTATTAGTTTTAATCGCCTCGCATGTTGGTGGCGTGTTGGTCGATAGATTTTTGCACAAAGCAGACGGTACGCTCACTTCTATTATCGATGGACATAAAAATATGGAAGGAGAAGATGCCGTTTTGTCATTGTTACAAAAAATAATAGCGACATTGGGTATTGGCGGAGCAATAGCACTGCTTATTTATGCCCTGAGTGTACAAAATAACCCAATAACTGTAGGATATAACAAAAAGATAGATTACGCCAATGAGAACCCTGTTTTTGTCAAAGAGTGTGGGTCATGCCATACTTTGTATCCCCCGGCGCTTCTTCCTAAAGAGTCTTGGAAAAAACTCATGGGAGATTTGCCGAACCATTTCGGCGATGATGCGTCATTAGAGCCGAGTGATCATCAAACAATCTTAGCGTATCTTTTGGAACATTCAGCAGAAACATCAACTCAGGAGATGTCCGTTAAAATGATGAAGTCACTTGATAAACCTGATATCATAGCTATTACACAAACACCGTTTTGGAAACGGACACACAGAGAGATACCAGAGGATATTTTCAAGAGCGATAAAGTAAAAAGCCGTGCGAATTGTAAAGCCTGCCATAGTGATGTAGAGCAGGGTACAATCGAAGATAACGCGATAAAAGCACTCTAA
- the mltG gene encoding endolytic transglycosylase MltG, translating to MSPITSPKIVYIPQGSVFKSIAHLREEGVNLYKFDALILRLIGQPQQGWINLEKENLSRIEYLYRLTTAKAATRSVTLIPGETTTVFLDQLANELGLDVDKLQDAYGRATTIKEGMFVPETYNIPQDINEEDVVHFLLQQSLESSKALSINYMGSYNEAKWLHIVTLASVIQKEAASIEDMPMVSSVIQNRLAKKMKLQMDGTLNYGEYSHQKVTARRIRTDESSYNTYKNGGLPEFPVCNVSKEALKAALHPKHTDYLYFVRGKNGEHVYSSYFSTHHQNIVNATK from the coding sequence TTGTCACCTATCACATCACCGAAAATCGTTTATATTCCACAAGGATCAGTCTTTAAAAGTATAGCACATCTCCGTGAGGAAGGGGTTAACCTTTATAAATTTGATGCTCTAATATTACGTCTTATCGGACAACCACAACAAGGTTGGATCAATTTAGAAAAAGAGAATCTTTCACGCATAGAGTATCTCTACCGTCTCACAACAGCTAAAGCCGCCACCCGATCAGTTACCCTTATTCCGGGTGAAACAACAACAGTATTTTTAGATCAGCTTGCCAATGAACTCGGATTGGATGTCGATAAATTACAAGATGCCTATGGTCGTGCTACTACGATCAAAGAGGGGATGTTTGTCCCAGAAACCTATAATATCCCTCAAGATATTAATGAAGAGGATGTAGTCCATTTCCTTCTTCAGCAATCATTAGAGAGTTCCAAAGCACTCTCTATCAACTATATGGGGAGTTACAACGAGGCTAAATGGTTACATATTGTAACACTTGCGTCGGTAATTCAAAAAGAAGCAGCATCTATAGAGGATATGCCGATGGTAAGCTCGGTTATCCAAAATCGCCTTGCTAAAAAGATGAAATTGCAGATGGATGGGACATTAAATTACGGTGAATACTCTCATCAAAAGGTAACAGCACGTCGAATTCGAACCGATGAAAGTAGCTACAATACCTATAAAAACGGTGGTTTGCCTGAATTTCCGGTCTGTAATGTAAGCAAAGAAGCATTGAAGGCAGCACTCCACCCTAAACACACCGATTATCTCTATTTTGTACGTGGGAAGAATGGGGAGCATGTTTACAGTAGTTACTTTTCTACACACCACCAAAACATAGTAAATGCTACAAAATGA
- a CDS encoding periplasmic heavy metal sensor: protein MMKWIIVLVMVISLSAFGDDDHHFPMDLHDLGLTKQQHHTVEEAMKEYQYSNRRYHQQKEKTQEELNALFLSPSFDAEAFRTKNLEMEKASINIRIRLFERLHAIFTPEQKRRFTNHLEEWDSE from the coding sequence ATGATGAAATGGATTATTGTTTTAGTGATGGTGATTTCACTCTCTGCCTTTGGCGATGACGACCACCATTTTCCGATGGATTTACACGATTTAGGATTGACAAAGCAGCAGCACCATACCGTCGAAGAGGCAATGAAAGAGTATCAATACTCAAATCGTCGTTACCATCAACAAAAAGAGAAAACTCAAGAAGAGCTTAATGCTCTCTTTTTAAGTCCCTCATTTGATGCAGAAGCTTTTCGAACCAAAAATTTAGAGATGGAGAAAGCTTCGATAAATATCCGTATCCGATTGTTTGAACGGCTTCACGCTATTTTTACACCTGAGCAAAAACGGCGTTTTACTAATCATTTAGAGGAGTGGGACAGTGAGTAA
- a CDS encoding diheme cytochrome c: MKTLLNLSLAAMILTGGAFLYADDEREEHEHHRSSMVAQPVTPQEKSTVALYTKECGACHMAYQPQFLPKRSWEKTMKMLDNHFGSDATLDPQDHKTIQNYLVSHASKNDQMSDIKGNIALRISETPYFIREHREVSKKMVTQPAVKSFANCNACHTQATNGSYREREVRIPNYAHWEE; this comes from the coding sequence ATGAAAACGCTATTAAACCTCTCACTAGCTGCAATGATTTTAACAGGTGGAGCATTTTTGTATGCTGACGATGAACGTGAAGAGCATGAGCATCATCGCTCTAGTATGGTTGCACAGCCGGTAACGCCACAGGAAAAATCAACGGTTGCGTTGTACACCAAAGAGTGTGGAGCATGTCACATGGCGTATCAACCACAATTTTTACCGAAACGCTCGTGGGAAAAAACTATGAAGATGTTGGATAACCATTTCGGCAGTGATGCTACACTTGATCCACAGGATCACAAAACCATCCAAAATTATTTAGTTTCACATGCCTCAAAAAATGATCAAATGAGCGATATAAAAGGCAATATTGCCCTCCGTATCTCAGAAACTCCCTATTTTATTCGTGAACATCGTGAAGTATCTAAAAAAATGGTAACACAACCTGCAGTAAAAAGTTTCGCGAACTGTAATGCATGTCATACCCAAGCGACAAACGGCAGCTATCGTGAACGTGAAGTTCGTATTCCAAATTATGCACACTGGGAAGAATAA
- a CDS encoding AsmA-like C-terminal domain-containing protein — MNDKLITKMIAKIHFRVLLFFGLLFLTLFFGFVALVEGFTISHLKLGDIKLERVYLKWDNRLHIQASLINLNDLQSTNEPLDLQPLKYLPKAIKYAEQWIASVDIQNIVYHGTSLSLHYFRNQEGQISFNNGNNRLDGHFRLSPESLNLTFLSPSSAHHKMDGYFRVNIAEQTFSFESNLSLPNTPMLHGYIAGNTTKLTIKLESNGAFTQIATLTDFIGVDPDIRPWIVDNTQFKTAFLRTCEGEFIYDKPEAIVTSLNIHATALDVQYTFDPKISPIKAPSADIYFQKGKLHIVPNNGTFYTLPAQKSHLYIDFTTPHTMLNAFIRSTQGQLNNDILFLLNHYDIKIPLRQNSGVADVDLNLSINLHDISITAKGRFTPSPSEIEMEGFLFKTTGGSVFLDNSKVEFHGFDVHYKNIANAKVNGNFDGSKGDGEVIVLPYFCAPSGNSSHLSLLTSSNPPKITYLIRPIQDTVEISSAEWSLYGEKLHSDSLLIPIDYKKGEMLISKLPLTIPDKCSGYLSGTISTDSYSLALHLDTLNINNLSLLSKESVIHINPQSNDIVLSTPSSSLWEIGGQAISFSPSSVLYKDSSFIFNNINILLKDQFKGILQGEYSTKTEQGTLQLSNIEAINPNISRYIDTSHPQNLLIDASKEELKFHSKTLGIDVSNNNLGWNIEIADISFLSKNSPLLSYYDINNGKIILVYSPTTKRLTFDGVVEYPYSLMMVNGKSLSTYRFGGSFFNDKTTIRLNDRVTIMNDDTLHIRANNMGINGRELLRWLSDRKSGSNKISGTSSKAIHLNGNNLYLYLMENRKILIDTIDATLNSNNELDARITHGIGGADITMKDSLFYAEGANFGDHFMENIFAFSDFDGGNLSFKLSGKTDKFEGIMRIDDVILKEYKVLNNVLSFINTIPSLTTFSLPNYSTKGLRVKDTYAHFTYQNHIFNIDNYVLNSPELKIDGSGEANIKDDTLNGTLTLKSDLGSALGKVPVVGYILLGDDGSISTTLNLKGKLSDPIVETGIAKEIVSAPFNILKRTITYPFLWMIPDEKKK; from the coding sequence ATGAACGATAAACTTATCACAAAAATGATTGCTAAAATCCACTTTAGAGTGCTTCTTTTTTTCGGTTTACTTTTTTTAACACTATTTTTCGGTTTTGTTGCTTTAGTTGAAGGTTTTACCATTTCTCATCTCAAATTAGGGGATATAAAATTAGAAAGAGTATACCTAAAATGGGATAACAGACTTCATATTCAAGCATCACTTATCAATTTAAATGATTTACAGTCTACTAATGAGCCTCTCGATTTACAACCTCTCAAGTATCTCCCCAAGGCAATAAAATACGCAGAACAATGGATTGCCTCTGTCGATATTCAAAACATTGTTTACCACGGAACATCTCTCTCCCTCCATTATTTTCGAAATCAAGAGGGGCAAATCAGTTTTAACAATGGAAATAATAGATTAGACGGTCATTTTCGTTTGAGCCCTGAATCACTTAATTTGACCTTTCTATCCCCCTCTTCTGCACATCATAAAATGGATGGTTATTTTAGAGTAAACATAGCGGAACAAACTTTTTCATTTGAATCCAACTTATCTCTTCCGAACACCCCAATGCTTCATGGATACATTGCCGGAAACACTACTAAACTGACTATAAAATTAGAATCCAATGGGGCTTTTACCCAGATTGCAACCCTGACCGATTTTATCGGTGTTGATCCGGACATTCGACCTTGGATTGTTGATAATACTCAGTTTAAAACTGCATTTTTACGTACATGTGAAGGGGAATTTATCTATGATAAACCCGAAGCCATAGTGACAAGCTTAAATATTCATGCAACGGCATTGGATGTACAGTATACATTTGATCCCAAAATTTCCCCGATTAAAGCACCGAGTGCTGATATCTATTTTCAAAAAGGGAAACTGCACATTGTTCCCAATAACGGTACGTTTTATACCCTCCCTGCGCAAAAGAGTCATTTGTACATTGACTTTACTACTCCTCACACAATGCTTAACGCCTTTATACGCTCTACTCAAGGTCAATTGAATAACGATATCCTCTTTTTATTAAATCATTATGATATTAAAATCCCTCTACGTCAAAATAGCGGAGTCGCTGACGTTGATCTCAACCTTTCTATCAATCTTCACGATATTTCCATTACGGCAAAAGGTCGATTTACCCCATCACCATCGGAAATAGAGATGGAAGGATTTCTTTTTAAAACAACAGGGGGAAGTGTTTTTCTCGATAATTCAAAAGTTGAATTTCATGGATTTGACGTTCATTATAAAAATATCGCCAATGCAAAAGTGAATGGGAATTTTGATGGATCAAAAGGGGATGGAGAGGTTATTGTTCTCCCCTACTTTTGTGCTCCAAGCGGAAATTCAAGCCACCTATCCCTCCTAACATCATCTAACCCTCCCAAAATTACCTATTTAATCCGTCCTATACAAGATACAGTAGAGATATCATCTGCTGAGTGGAGCCTTTATGGTGAAAAACTCCATTCTGATTCGCTACTGATACCGATCGATTATAAAAAAGGAGAGATGCTAATCTCCAAACTCCCTTTGACTATTCCGGATAAATGTTCTGGATATCTTTCGGGAACAATATCTACCGATAGCTATTCTCTCGCACTGCATCTTGATACGTTAAACATCAATAACCTCTCTTTACTCTCAAAAGAGAGTGTAATCCATATCAATCCTCAATCAAACGATATAGTGCTGAGCACACCCTCATCTTCACTTTGGGAGATTGGCGGACAGGCTATTTCATTCTCCCCATCTAGTGTACTTTATAAAGACTCATCTTTTATATTTAATAATATAAATATTCTTCTCAAAGACCAATTTAAAGGGATATTGCAAGGAGAATATTCAACAAAAACAGAACAAGGAACATTACAGCTTTCCAATATAGAGGCTATAAATCCCAATATTAGCCGTTATATCGATACTTCTCACCCCCAAAATTTACTTATCGATGCTTCAAAAGAGGAGTTAAAATTCCACTCGAAAACATTAGGAATCGATGTTAGTAATAATAATCTTGGCTGGAATATAGAGATTGCCGATATCTCGTTTTTAAGTAAAAACTCCCCTCTCCTCTCTTACTATGATATCAATAATGGCAAAATCATATTGGTATATTCCCCCACAACCAAACGGCTTACATTTGACGGTGTGGTAGAGTACCCCTATTCTCTTATGATGGTTAATGGTAAGTCGCTCTCTACTTACCGTTTCGGAGGATCTTTTTTTAACGACAAAACCACTATCCGTCTCAACGACAGAGTTACTATTATGAATGATGATACGCTTCATATCCGTGCGAACAACATGGGAATCAATGGACGTGAACTTTTACGATGGCTTTCAGATCGTAAAAGCGGAAGTAATAAAATCTCAGGTACGAGCTCTAAAGCCATTCATCTTAACGGTAATAATCTTTACCTCTATCTGATGGAAAATCGAAAAATTTTAATCGATACTATCGATGCAACACTCAATAGCAATAATGAACTTGATGCTCGTATAACGCATGGCATCGGTGGAGCCGATATCACCATGAAAGATTCACTCTTTTATGCTGAAGGGGCTAATTTCGGTGACCATTTTATGGAAAATATTTTTGCCTTTAGTGATTTTGACGGGGGAAATTTATCTTTTAAACTCTCCGGAAAAACAGATAAATTTGAGGGAATAATGCGGATAGATGATGTTATCCTAAAAGAGTATAAAGTGCTCAACAATGTCCTATCTTTTATTAATACAATCCCCTCATTAACCACCTTTTCACTACCAAACTACAGCACTAAAGGGCTACGTGTCAAAGATACTTATGCCCATTTTACCTATCAAAATCATATTTTTAATATTGATAACTATGTTCTCAACTCCCCTGAACTCAAAATAGATGGATCAGGAGAAGCCAACATAAAAGATGATACGTTAAATGGCACACTAACCCTGAAATCTGATTTGGGTTCAGCATTAGGTAAAGTCCCAGTGGTTGGGTATATTTTGCTCGGAGATGACGGTTCTATCAGCACCACTCTCAACTTAAAAGGGAAACTCAGTGACCCAATCGTTGAAACAGGTATCGCCAAAGAAATTGTAAGTGCACCGTTTAATATCCTAAAACGGACCATTACCTATCCGTTTTTATGGATGATACCCGATGAGAAGAAGAAATAA
- a CDS encoding ArsS family sensor histidine kinase, translated as MSIFTKITVLFLISLTLMVGIGYKIDTINTEKYESIVQQKYLLDGRKIFGWMSTSSADELKDKFRTLNLVTIAPMPSSQIIMSQSHTFGVFEILKDKEIGYILHIRYFDDNIYLLDTTLKEGLREGWILNALVAADIVVLAIIFMVILRMLAPLRSLTGSMRRFAHGEYHSRSNLNSHDEIGEVARSYNEMAQTIENMIRSREELLRDVGHELRTPIARGMFALEELNDSSARETLKHSFKELDQLTQELLEIEKLQATDTIKSESFSAETLVVEALSKLFLSDESNILVNIKDNFTLNGDLQYLSLALKNLLDNALKYSDQLPIRLEVVTNRISVFNHGKALEKEFSHLLTPFTREEGSRTTQGFGLGLNIVSKIIAKHHFALTYDYNSGEHCLSIIVK; from the coding sequence ATGTCAATTTTTACCAAAATCACTGTTTTGTTTCTCATCAGTTTGACACTTATGGTTGGTATCGGATATAAAATCGATACCATCAATACTGAAAAATACGAATCAATTGTTCAGCAAAAATATCTCCTTGACGGACGTAAAATATTTGGATGGATGAGTACATCGAGCGCAGATGAGCTCAAAGATAAATTTAGGACACTAAATCTTGTCACAATAGCACCTATGCCATCAAGTCAGATTATTATGAGCCAATCTCATACTTTTGGTGTGTTTGAGATTTTAAAAGATAAAGAGATAGGGTATATCCTCCATATTCGCTATTTTGATGACAATATTTATCTATTGGATACAACACTCAAAGAGGGATTGAGAGAGGGGTGGATACTCAATGCTTTGGTGGCAGCCGATATTGTTGTTTTAGCCATCATTTTTATGGTTATATTGCGGATGTTAGCCCCTTTGCGCTCATTGACTGGGAGTATGCGTCGATTTGCACACGGTGAGTATCATAGCCGTAGTAACCTAAACTCGCATGATGAAATAGGGGAAGTGGCACGGAGTTACAATGAGATGGCTCAAACCATCGAAAACATGATTCGATCTCGCGAAGAGCTGCTGCGTGATGTCGGACATGAGTTGCGTACACCCATTGCACGAGGAATGTTTGCATTAGAAGAGCTCAACGATTCGAGTGCACGAGAGACGTTGAAACATTCGTTTAAAGAGTTGGATCAATTAACGCAGGAACTTTTAGAGATAGAAAAACTCCAAGCGACCGATACAATCAAATCAGAAAGTTTTAGTGCTGAAACACTGGTAGTAGAAGCGCTTTCAAAACTCTTTCTATCGGATGAATCCAATATATTAGTTAATATTAAAGATAATTTTACCCTTAATGGGGATTTGCAGTATCTTTCGTTGGCACTAAAAAATCTCCTTGATAATGCACTGAAGTATAGCGATCAACTTCCGATTCGATTAGAGGTTGTCACGAATAGGATTAGCGTTTTTAATCATGGAAAAGCGCTGGAAAAAGAGTTTAGCCATTTATTAACCCCTTTTACCCGTGAGGAGGGGTCACGCACAACCCAAGGATTTGGTTTAGGACTCAATATCGTTAGTAAAATCATTGCGAAACACCATTTTGCGCTGACATACGATTATAATAGTGGAGAACATTGTCTCTCTATTATTGTAAAATAA